Within the Candidatus Eremiobacteraceae bacterium genome, the region CAGTCGCCGCAGGCCATCGTCACGATCACTCTATTATCTTTCTTCGCCATGTGCTGTTATTCGATCACCTTGGTGACGACGCCGGCGCCGACCGTGCGTCCGCCCTCGCGGATCGCAAAGCGCAAGCCCTCTTCAGCCGCGATCGGCGTGATCAGCTCCACCGTCATCTTCACGTTGTCCCCGGGCATCACCATCTCCACGCCATCGGGCAGGGTGATCGAACCCGTCACGTCGGTCGTG harbors:
- the tuf gene encoding elongation factor Tu (EF-Tu; promotes GTP-dependent binding of aminoacyl-tRNA to the A-site of ribosomes during protein biosynthesis; when the tRNA anticodon matches the mRNA codon, GTP hydrolysis results; the inactive EF-Tu-GDP leaves the ribosome and release of GDP is promoted by elongation factor Ts; many prokaryotes have two copies of the gene encoding EF-Tu) gives rise to the protein TTDVTGSITLPDGVEMVMPGDNVKMTVELITPIAAEEGLRFAIREGGRTVGAGVVTKVIE